A single region of the Nicotiana sylvestris chromosome 6, ASM39365v2, whole genome shotgun sequence genome encodes:
- the LOC138870400 gene encoding uncharacterized protein, giving the protein MFLMSVREVENFENKPKPNLDETEAVNLGGNETVKEIRISIHLSPTEKEEYIRFLKEYEDIFAWSYDDMTGLSTSVVAHKLLTNPICPPVKQKLRKFKPDMSLKIKEEVTKKIKAKVLRVVEYPTTLSQHCDSSEEGWEGYHQILMDEEDTEKTTFITPYGVYLYKMMPLGLKNAGATYMRSMATIFHDMLHKEIEVYVDDVIIKSKMVADHIADLRKFFDRLRRYKESGAPRIPRYYHICTMYRN; this is encoded by the exons atgttTTTGATGagtgtcagggaggttgaaaactttgagaataagcctaagcccaatctggacgaaaccgaagcagtaaatttggggggcaatgagaccgtcaaggagattcgcatcagcattcacttgtcaccaacagagaaagaGGAGTATATTCGTTtcttaaaggaatatgaggacattttcgcatggtcgtatgatgacatgaccggtttgagcacatccgtagtggctcacaagttgcttaCTAATCCCATATGTccgccggtgaagcagaaactcagaaaattcaaaccagatatgagcctgaaaatcaaggaggaggttactaagaagatcaaagccaaagttctcagggtggttgagtacccaaccacCCTGAGCCAACATTGTGatagttccgaagaaggatgggaag GCtatcaccagatcttgatggatgaagaagacacagagaaaacaacttttattacaccatatGGGGTATACTtatacaagatgatgccattgggtttaaagaatgctggggctacttacatgagatccatggcaaccatcttccatgatatgctacacaaagaaatagaggtgtatgtggacgatgtcattatcaaatctaagATGGTCGCggatcacatagcggacttgagaaagttctttgataggttaagaag gtacaaggagagtggggcaccaagaattccaagatactaCCATATCTGCactatgtacaggaattga